From Apus apus isolate bApuApu2 chromosome 13, bApuApu2.pri.cur, whole genome shotgun sequence, a single genomic window includes:
- the LOC127390255 gene encoding protocadherin alpha-2-like, translated as MGVCCVVSAAVRVLVVQAVWAVVVGQVRYSVPEEAKAGTVVGRLAQDVGLEAGEAEARRLRLVAQGRRASVESAPCALRLEVLVERPLRVFHVELEVTDINDNAPLFPAARKNLSIAESSHPSFRFPLEGASDADIGSNAQLSYTLSPSEHFALDLQRSDEYRESLFLVLTKALDRETLPVHRVVVTASDGGRPSLSGTMELVISVLDANDNAPQFNQSVYKVQLPESAAEGTLVIRVNATDPDIGSNSEMTFSAVNTFPPKGFNLFSLNPKTGEIRLGGALDFEDVRSYEIQIEATDKGTPPLSGHCKVVLEVLDVNDNAPEVRVTSLSVPVSEDASVGTVVAVLSVWDRDSGANGLVSCAVWPASPFGLVATLGLRVPVSDVNDNAPAFAQAVYTVLARENNAAGAELARLWARDPDEAGNGRVSYSVWEGSGGGWRSASSYVSVDAESGRLWALQALDYEEVQVLEFEVRAVDAGEPPLCGNATVQLFVVDENDNAPALLPAAGGGAWGEAAWEAAPGPVAGAGALLWAWAAWGAPAGQVVAKIRAVDADSGYNAWLRYELWEPRGKGPFRVGLYSGEVSTARALEEADGPRQRLVIVVRDHGEPARSATATLSVSLVEGAEAAAAGSSLSSGLGSGRGSVVGGGGRRGFVVVVGDERVAGGGHLRGVERVGAGGGARQSRSLCVAEGAGKSDLMVFSPNFPPPPPPGPAAKETQPEAPALLDTSQCEGRKASQTFPMLFFQIHSWLEE; from the exons atgGGCGTGTGTTGTGTGGTGTCGGCGGCGGTGCgggtgctggtggtgcaggCGGTGTGGGCGGTGGTGGTGGGGCAGGTGCGGTACTCGGTGCCGGAGGAAGCCAAGGCCGGGACGGTGGTGGGGCGGCTGGCGCAGGACGTGGGCCTGGAGGCGGGCGAGGCGGAGGCGCGGCGGCTGCGGCTGGTGGCGCAGGGCCGGCGGGCGAGCGTGGAG AGCGCGCCGTGCGCCCTGcggctggaggtgctggtggagcgGCCGCTGCGCGTCTTCCACGTGGAGCTGGAGGTCACCGACATCAACGACAACGCCCCGCTCTTCCCCGCCGCCCGAAAAAACCTCAGCATCGCGGAATCATCTCATCCGAGTTTTCGGTTCCCGCTGGAGGGCGCGTCGGACGCGGATATCGGCTCTAACGCGCAGCTCTCCTACACACTCAGCCCCAGCGAGCACTTCGCTCTGGATTTACAGCGCAGTGACGAATACCGAGAATCCCTGTTTCTGGTGCTGACGAAAGCTCTGGACCGCGAGACGCTGCCCGTGCACCGTGTGGTGGTGACGGCGAGTGACGGGGGCCGGCCGTCTCTGTCGGGCACGATGGAGCTGGTGATCTCGGTGCTGGATGCAAATGACAACGCGCCCCAGTTCAACCAGTCGGTGTATAAAGTGCAGCTGCCGGAGAGCGCTGCAGAGGGGACACTGGTGATTCGGGTGAACGCCACGGATCCGGACATAGGAAGCAACAGCGAAATGACGTTCAGTGCGGTAAATACTTTTCCCCCAAAGGGATTTAACCTGTTCAGCTTAAATCCGAAGACGGGCGAGATCCGTCTCGGGGGCGCCCTGGACTTTGAAGACGTCCGTTCCTACGAGATCCAAATCGAGGCGACAGATAAGGGGACGCCTCCGCTGTCGGGTCACTGCAAGGTGGTGTTGGAGGTGCTGGACGTGAACGACAACGCGCCCGAGGTGCGGGTGACGTCGCTGTCGGTGCCGGTGTCCGAGGACGCGTCGGTGGGGACGGTGGTGGCCGTGCTGAGCGTGTGGGACCGGGACTCGGGGGCGAACGGGCTCGTGTCGTGCGCGGTGTGGCCGGCGTCGCCGTTCGGTCTGGTGGCGAC gctggggctgcgggtGCCGGTGTCGGACGTGAACGACAACGCGCCGGCGTTCGCGCAGGCGGTGTACACGGTGCTGGCGCGGGAGAACAACGCGGCGGGCGCGGAGCTGGCGCGGCTGTGGGCGCGGGACCCGGACGAGGCGGGCAACGGGCGCGTGAGCTACTCGGTGTGGGAGGGCTCGGGCGGGGGGTGGCGGTCGGCGTCGAGCTACGTGTCGGTGGACGCGGAGAGCGGGCGTCTGTGGGCGCTGCAGGCGCTGGACTACGAGGAGGTGCAGGTGCTGGAGTTCGAGGTGCGGGCGGTGGACGCGGGGGAGCCGCCGCTGTGCGGCAACGCGACGGTGCAGCTGTTCGTGGTGGACGAGAACGACAACGCGCCGGCGCTGCTGCCGGCCGCGGGCGGCGGCGCGTGGGGCGAGGCGGCGTGGGAGGCGGCGCCGGGGCCggtggcgggggcgggggcgtTGTTGTGGGCGTGGGCGGCGTGGGGGGCGCCGGCGGGGCAGGTGGTGGCGAAGATCCGCGCGGTGGACGCGGACTCGGGCTACAACGCGTGGCTGCGGTACGAGCTGTGGGAGCCGCGGGGGAAGGGCCCGTTCCGCGTGGGGCTGTACAGCGGCGAGGTGAGCACGGCGCGGGCGCTGGAGGAGGCGGACGGCCCGCGGCAGAGGCTGGTGATCGTGGTGCGGGACCACGGGGAGCCGGCGCGCTCGGCCACGGCCACGCTGAGCGTGTCGCTGGTGGAGGGCgccgaggcggcggcggcggggtcGTCGCTGTCGTCGGGGTTGGGGTCGGGGCGGGGGTCCGTTGTCGGTGGCGGAGGGCGGCGCGGCTTTGTCGTGGTCGTCGGTGACGAACGTGTGGCTGGTGGTGGCCATCTGCGCGGTGTCGAGCGTGTTGGTGCTGGCGGTGGTGCT CGCCAGAGCCGGAGCCTGTGCGTGGCGGAGGGCGCGGGCAAGAGCGACCTGATGGTTTTCAGCCCCAActtcccgccgccgccgccgcccggccccgcggcgaaGGAGACGCAGCCGGAGGCGCCCGCTCTGCTGGACACG AGTCAATGTGAAGGTCGAAAGGCTTCGCAGACTTTTCCTATGTTATTTTTCCAG ATCCATTCTTGGCTTGAGGAGTGA
- the LOC127390256 gene encoding protocadherin alpha-10-like — MTEAVARSVRGACEAAEQHTVSLQAEKRRRAARRLRPGAAESPAVSAGGGAGSPGRRGGACVRAAAGSRAGPVRAAAAMGVCCVVSAAVRVLVVQAVWAVVVGQVRYSVPEEAKAGTVVGRLAQDVGLEAGEAEARRLRLVAQGRRASVEVSGASGALVVSSRLDREELCGKSAPCALRLEVLVERPLRVFHVELEVTDINDNAPLFPAARKNLSISENSPAGSRFPLEGASDADIGSNAQLSYTLSPSEHFALDLQKSEEDGESIFLVLRKPLDRETLPVHRVVVTASDGGRPSLSGTMELVISVLDANDNAPQFNQSVYKVQLPENAERGTLVIRVNATDLDEGTNRNISYSLQQLFPQDGRNVFGIDRKSGEIRLRGDLDFEDVGLYRLQVDAADQGNPPLWGHCKVVLEVLDVNDNAPEVRVTSLSVPVSEDASVGTVVAVLSVWDRDSGANGLVSCAVWPASPFGLVATFAGSYSLVLREALDRERVSEYEVEVRAEDGGAPALVGRLGLRVPVSDVNDNAPAFAQAVYTVLARENNAAGAELARLWARDPDEAGNGRVSYSVWEGSGGGWRSASSYVSVDAESGRLWALQALDYEEVQVLEFEVRAVDAGEPPLCGNATVQLFVVDENDNAPALLPAAGGGAWGEAAWEGASGPVPVAGALLWAWAAWGAPAGQVVAKIRAVDADSGYNAWLRYELWEPRGKGPFRVGLYSGEVSTARALEEADGPRQRLVIVVRDHGEPARSATATLSVSLVEGAEAAAAGSSLSSGLGSGRGPLSVAEGGAALSWSSVTNVWLVVAICAVSSVLVLAVVLYGASRCAPRAGVVSGPGAATLVCASEVGSWSYSQRQSRSLCVAEGAGKSDLMVFSPNFPPPPPPGPAAKETQPEAPALLDTHEISAIAL, encoded by the exons ATGACGGAGGCGGTAGCGCGGTCGGTGCGGGGAGCGTGTGAGGCGGCGGAGCAGCACACGGTGTCGCTGCAGGCTGAGAAACGGCGGCGAGCGGCGAGGCGGCTCCGCCCCGGTGCGGCGGAGAGCCCGGCTGTGAgcgcggggggcggcgcggggTCCCCGGGCAGGAGAGGCGGTGCGTGCgtgcgggcggcggcggggagccGTGCGGGGCCCgtgcgggcggcggcggcgatgGGCGTGTGTTGTGTGGTGTCGGCGGCGGTGCgggtgctggtggtgcaggCGGTGTGGGCGGTGGTGGTGGGGCAGGTGCGGTACTCGGTGCCGGAGGAAGCCAAGGCCGGGACGGTGGTGGGGCGGCTGGCGCAGGACGTGGGCCTGGAGGCGGGCGAGGCGGAGGCGCGGCGGCTGCGGCTGGTGGCGCAGGGCCGGCGGGCGAGCGTGGAGGTGAGCGGGGCGAGCGGGGCGCTGGTGGTGAGCTCGCGGCTGGACCGGGAGGAGCTGTGCGGGAAGAGCGCGCCGTGCGCCCTGcggctggaggtgctggtggagcgGCCGCTGCGCGTCTTCCACGTGGAGCTGGAGGTCACCGACATCAACGACAACGCCCCGCTCTTCCCCGCCGCCCGAAAAAACCTGAGTATATCGGAGAACTCCCCTGCCGGGTCTCGGTTCCCGCTGGAGGGCGCGTCGGACGCGGATATCGGCTCTAACGCGCAGCTCTCCTACACACTCAGCCCCAGCGAGCACTTCGCTCTGGATTTACAAAAAAGCGAGGAGGACGGCGAGTCCATTTTTCTGGTTCTCAGGAAACCTCTGGACCGCGAGACGCTGCCCGTGCACCGTGTGGTGGTGACGGCGAGTGACGGGGGCCGGCCGTCTCTGTCGGGCACGATGGAGCTGGTGATCTCGGTGCTGGATGCAAATGACAACGCGCCCCAGTTCAACCAGTCGGTGTATAAAGTGCAGCTGCCAGAAAACGCGGAGCGCGGAACTTTAGTGATCAGAGTAAATGCCACGGATTTGGACGAGGGGACGAACAGGAATATCTCTTATTCGTTGCAGCAGTTGTTCCCTCAGGATGGAAGAAACGTGTTCGGGATCGACCGAAAGAGCGGAGAGATCCGTCTGAGGGGTGACTTGGACTTTGAGGATGTTGGTCTCTATCGCCTGCAAGTGGATGCAGCGGATCAGGGAAACCCTCCGTTGTGGGGTCACTGCAAGGTGGTGTTGGAGGTGCTGGACGTGAACGACAACGCGCCCGAGGTGCGGGTGACGTCGCTGTCGGTGCCGGTGTCCGAGGACGCGTCGGTGGGGACGGTGGTGGCCGTGCTGAGCGTGTGGGACCGGGACTCGGGGGCGAACGGGCTTGTGTCGTGCGCGGTGTGGCCGGCGTCGCCGTTCGGTCTGGTGGCGACGTTCGCGGGGTCGTACTCGCTGGTGCTGCGGGAGGCGCTGGACCGGGAGCGGGTGTCGGAGTACGAGGTGGAGGTGCGTGCGGAGGACGGCGGGGCGCCGGCGCTGGTTggcaggctggggctgcgggtGCCGGTGTCGGACGTGAACGACAACGCGCCGGCGTTCGCGCAGGCGGTGTACACGGTGCTGGCGCGGGAGAACAACGCGGCGGGCGCGGAGCTGGCGCGGCTGTGGGCGCGGGACCCGGACGAGGCGGGCAACGGGCGCGTGAGCTACTCGGTGTGGGAGGGCTCGGGCGGGGGGTGGCGGTCGGCGTCGAGCTACGTGTCGGTGGACGCGGAGAGCGGGCGCCTGTGGGCGCTGCAGGCGCTGGACTACGAGGAGGTGCAGGTGCTGGAGTTCGAGGTGCGGGCGGTGGACGCGGGGGAGCCGCCGCTGTGCGGCAACGCGACGGTGCAGCTGTTCGTGGTGGACGAGAACGACAACGCGCCGGCGCTGCTGCCGGCCGCGGGCGGCGGCGCGTGGGGCGAGGCGGCGTGGGAGGGCGCGTCGGGGCCGGTGCCGGTGGCGGGGGCGTTGTTGTGGGCGTGGGCGGCGTGGGGGGCGCCGGCGGGGCAGGTGGTGGCGAAGATCCGCGCGGTGGACGCGGACTCGGGCTACAACGCGTGGCTGCGGTACGAGCTGTGGGAGCCGCGGGGGAAGGGCCCGTTCCGCGTGGGGCTGTACAGCGGCGAGGTGAGCACGGCGCGGGCGCTGGAGGAGGCGGACGGCCCGCGGCAGAGGCTGGTGATCGTGGTGCGGGACCACGGGGAGCCGGCGCGCTCGGCCACGGCCACGCTGAGCGTGTCGCTGGTGGAGGGCgccgaggcggcggcggcggggtcGTCGCTGTCGTCGGGGTTGGGGTCGGGGCGGGGTCCGTTGTCGGTGGCGGAGGGCGGCGCGGCTTTGTCGTGGTCGTCGGTGACGAACGTGTGGCTGGTGGTGGCCATCTGCGCGGTGTCGAGCGTGTTGGTGCTGGCGGTGGTGCTGTACGGGGCGTCGCGGTGTGCGCCGCGGGCGGGCGTGGTGTCGGGGCCCGGTGCGGCGACGCTGGTGTGCGCCAGCGAAGTGGGGAGCTGGTCGTACTCGCAGCGCCAGAGCCGGAGCCTGTGCGTGGCGGAGGGCGCGGGCAAGAGCGACCTGATGGTTTTCAGCCCCAActtcccgccgccgccgccgcccggccccgcggcgaaGGAGACGCAGCCGGAGGCGCCCGCTCTGCTGGACACG CATGAAATCAGTGCCATTGCCCTTTAA